From Candidatus Desulfarcum epimagneticum, a single genomic window includes:
- the xerC gene encoding Tyrosine recombinase XerC, with protein MTDLSLGRLARDFIRSLESEKGGSPHTRRAYESDLTGFLSFLDRHLGRKPEKEPGLSIRPGEADILAIRAYLGFLSGKGKKSTTARKLSAVRSFFKYLVRMRILEESPADTVRSPKQDRPIPFYLTVDDMFRLLDSESGDDFLGRRNRAMFETLYSTGIRVSEMAGMNVSDADFDQGLVRVAGKGGKDRIVPIGKRALSSLSAYLEKRAEKAGAGASHGDPLFVNRRMGRLSTRSVARILKQTAARCGMPGPVSPHALRHSFATHLLDSGADLRAVQELLGHESLSTTQKYTHVSMDKLMEIYDKAHPLG; from the coding sequence AAGCGATCTGACCGGGTTCCTGTCGTTTCTTGACCGCCATTTGGGGCGAAAGCCCGAAAAAGAGCCGGGCCTTTCCATCCGTCCCGGGGAGGCGGACATCCTGGCCATTCGGGCATACCTGGGTTTTTTAAGCGGCAAAGGCAAAAAATCCACCACGGCCCGAAAGCTCTCCGCCGTCCGGTCGTTTTTCAAATACCTGGTCCGGATGAGAATACTCGAAGAGAGCCCGGCGGACACGGTCCGATCTCCCAAGCAGGACCGGCCCATTCCCTTTTATCTTACCGTGGATGACATGTTCAGGCTCCTGGATTCGGAGTCGGGCGACGATTTTTTGGGCCGCCGGAACCGGGCCATGTTCGAGACCCTTTATTCCACCGGGATACGGGTGTCCGAGATGGCGGGAATGAATGTGTCGGACGCCGATTTTGACCAGGGGCTGGTCCGGGTGGCCGGAAAAGGAGGCAAGGACCGGATTGTTCCCATCGGGAAAAGGGCCCTGTCCTCTTTGTCCGCCTACCTGGAAAAGCGCGCCGAAAAAGCCGGGGCCGGTGCCTCTCATGGCGATCCCCTGTTCGTGAACCGCCGCATGGGACGGCTGTCCACCCGGTCCGTCGCCCGGATTTTAAAACAGACGGCGGCCCGATGCGGCATGCCGGGGCCGGTTTCCCCCCACGCGCTGCGCCACTCATTCGCCACCCATCTTCTGGATTCGGGCGCTGATCTGAGGGCGGTTCAGGAGCTTCTCGGTCATGAAAGCCTTTCCACCACCCAGAAATACACCCATGTCAGCATGGACAAACTGATGGAAATTTACGACAAGGCCCATCCCCTTGGGTGA